Sequence from the Pirellulales bacterium genome:
GACCAGCGAGCTTGCGAGCGACGGCCCACCGAAGTCAAGCGTCAGGTTGTTTGTCCTGACGCCTGACGCCTGAAACCTGACGCCTCAAATGGTGGGCCGGCGCTCGCAAGCTCGCTGGTCCCACCCTACCTACCTTTCAACCTCCTGGGCCAGCTTCTCCCGGGCCTGGGCCACCAGGTCGTCGGCCCAGGGCTTGCCGTCGTACAACTCGATCACCGCCCGCCAGATTTTTTGCGACGTCTGCGGATCGTCGGCCGCCAGCGAGTCGGCCCGGTCGAGCTGCGCGGAAATCCGCTCGCGATGCTCCTCAGTATACCGCGCCACGTCTTTGCGCAGTTTTCGGAGCTTGCGGCGGGCCAACGCCAGGCATTGCCGCGTGACATCCGGCTGCTCTTCGGCGTCGCCGCCATAGAGATCGACCAAGGCCGTCATTTTTTTCATGCCGACCTCCGGGTCGAGATCGACCTGCTTGAGCGCCTCGATGTAATCGCGCTCCACGGGCGAAAGCTCCTGCGTCTTGCCCCGCAGCCGAGATCGCTTTTCCAGCCGGCGTTCGAGCCGGTCGACCTCGATCCGGTCGAGAAGCTCTTCCAGATCCGGAGTCCGCGGATCGGCCGCGTCGGCGCGCTCGAGAAATGCGGCGATGTCGGCCTCGGCTTCCCCCAGGCTGTCGTTTTCGTTGGCCGCCATGGCCCGAGCATAAAGTTTCTCGAGGCTGGGCGGTTGCAAAATATACCACGTTGCCAGGCCCAAGCTGGCGATGGCCGCCAGCAACACCAGCACCTGCAGCGAAAACCAGTTGGCGTCTTCGTCCTGTGTCTCGTCGCGTGCCAGGTCCTCACTGGAAACCGTGGTGAATCGCGGTTGCGGGACGGTCGCCGTCGCCTCATGTGCCGACCCGTTCGATTCCGCGGCCGGCAACGGCGCGGCGATGGTGGCCATGTCGGGCGAAAGATTCACCTCCGAACGCAACGCTTTGTGGATGTTGGGCGCCGCCATCGAAGCCGGCACCTCGGCCAGGCGGTACTCATCACCGCCGGGCGGGATGCGATACGGCACCTCAAGCGAAGGGGCGGCGACATTCTCCGCCGCTACCGTGGGCGCCGTGGCGATCATTTCGTCGGCGGCCGCTTGGGGGCGATCCGAGGCCGGAGCGTCGTCGCTCTGGACGAACGACTTGCTCGTTGCGTCGGGCCGCACGGAGAGTCCGTGCCGCATCGCTTCCAATCGCCGCGAGAGGACCATCGCCGTGGGAATCCGACGCTCCGGGTCTTTTTCCAGCAACAAGGCGATGATGGCCTCAAGCTCGACCGGCGCATCGGGAGCGAAGCGGCGCAGCGGTTCGGGCTGGGCATACCGTTGCAATTGCAACATCTCGACCATCGTGGCCGCCCGAAACGGCGGCCGCCGAGCCAACAGCGCGAACATCACGCCACCCAAACTGTATAGGTCGCAACGGTGCGTGACGGGCCGGCCATCGGCCTGTTCGGGGGCCATATACTCTGCCGTTCCCAGCACGCCGCCGTCGGCCGTCAGGCCCGTGTTGCCGAACAATTTGGCGATGCCGAAGTCGGAAAGCTTGACGGTGCCGTCGTCGGCCAGCAGCAAATTGGCGGGCTTGATGTCGCGATGGATCACGCCGCGGTCGTGGGCGTGCTTCAGTGCCCGGCAGACCTGAATCGCCAGGTCGGTCGTTTCGCGCCAGTCGAACGTGCGGCCGGCCAGCAGCTCTTCTTCCAAGCTGCGGCCCGACACCAGCTCCATGCCGTAAAAGTGGTGGCCGTCCTGCTCGCCGTAACCGAAGAGCTGCACGATATTCGGATGGTGCAACTTCTTGAGGCTTTCGATCTCCGCCTCAAACCGCTCGCGAAAGCCTTCTTCCTGGGCCAGGGCGGGGGCCAGCACCTTGACGGCGGCCGGCCCGCCGCTCTCGACGTTGACGGCGGCATAGACTGTGCCCATCCCGCCTCTGCCGAGCTTGCGACCGATTTTGTACGGACCGAGCCGCTCAAGTTGAATCATCGATGTCCGTCCTTCTCGATGAGCTCCGCGGCCGGAACGCTCGGATGCACCATTCCCCCCTTGGTTCGCTGGATTTTCGACAGCCCCGACTCTTGCCGGGCCTTCGTCTGTTCCAAATCGGTGAACAGCATCAGATCGCGGTCGAGAACAACGCAGTTCAACGCCTGCAAGGCCAGCAGGGCCGCCAGCGACAAGCGGAACCAGCGGCCCAGAGACGGCAACCATTCGACCGCCAGCAGGGCGCCGATGGGCATCATGAACAGCCACAGCCGGCACGCTTCACCGCGGTTTGTGCCGGCAAGATCCAAAAACGCCAGCATGGCCAGCCAGACGCACAACAGCGGATCGGCCCGCCGCAGCACGGCGACTCTGCCGGCCAGAAAGACCACCAGGGGCAAACCGAGTGCGGCGCCGAACTCAAGCAGATTCACCAGCGTCCAGGCGCCATAGCTCTGCCGATACTGCTGATTGAACTCGACGTTCTTGGCGAAATTGACGCTCCAGGTCGACCAGGAGTTATGTCCGGCAAAATAGATCGCCGCAACCACGGCCAACCAGCCCAGCGGCGCGGCGCAAACCGATGCGACGGTGGGACGTTTGCCCGTCAGCGACTGGCCGATGATATAGGCCGCCGCCAATCCGCCGATGATAAAAAAACACGTCGAGAAAAACGTGCCGACGCCGAGCACGATGCCCGCCAACGCGGCGGCCGGCCACCACCGCCGCTCCCAGGCCGCGTGACTTAAAGCCAGCACGAGGAGTGCGACCGCCGGGTAAACCGTATCGCACCGCGGCGCAAACAGGGGTTCCACCGGCAACAGCAGGACGACGCTGGCGACGGCCAAGGCGGCTTTCCGCCCCGCGCGTGCCGCGGCCAGCCAGGCCGCTGGGATGGCGCCCGCGAAGCAGAGCAGACGGCTGAGGGCGGCGATGGTGGCCAACGCCGCCTGCTCGTTGAGCGGCACGCCGATCGTACCACTCATGCGGCGCAGTCGCCACGGCAACTCCCTGGGCGCGAGATCCCACACAAACCGAGCCAGCCGCGGATGCTCCGTATAGAACTTCATGGTGCTGGCGTAGACGACGACCCAGCCGGGCGGGTTGGCCGAAAAGTGGTGCGGGTCTAAATCGCGAATGATCTCGGCATGATCTTTGAGCAGGTGCGGCAGGTCATTGCCATAATGCCGTGCGGCCGCATGAAAGCCGTTCGCACTATACGAGTGCAGGATGGCCCATTTCTGCAACCCGCCAGGCGTGGCCACCTCGCAAAAGAACTGAAACACCGACGCGAGTGCGATGCAAACGGCGATCGCGCCGACGAACCGCCGGCGCGGGCAGCCGTCGATCCATGTGGCCGCCCACGTCGCCCAGCCGATGAGCAATGCCACGGCAATCGCGGCCGGCAAAAACAGAACCCATTCCGCCGTGGCTTCGGACCAAACGTCGGGCGTAGGCCAAATCCATTCGTCCGGGATGCCCAAGGGAAACCAGTCGCCGTCGAAGGCGACGAAGAACGCCGCCAGCGCCGCGGCGCTGATCGCCAGAAGGAGGGCGGGAACGAGGGGTGTCCGGTCAGACATGCGTTGGACTTGGCGTGGGGACCGCGAATTGGGCTACCTTCCATTTTGCGCCCAATGACCAGCCGCGGATAGGGGCAATGCCGTCCCACGTGCCATCGTAGGGTGGGAGCGAGCGAGCTTGCGAGCGCCGGCCCACCATCTGGAAGGCGTTGGGCGATAGGCGTTAGGCACTAGCTAAACAAAAGCGACGCGCGCGTGTCGCTTTTGTTAAGGCACACGCCGCCCGCGGCGTGCGGCCACGCGCTGGAGGTGCTGCTGGAGGGCCACGTGCTGCCGACGGACGTGCAACCGAAGTCGCACCAGTTCCAGAACATTGGACGCGACAAACGTGTCGCCTGCCGCGCCGGCCGAGGCCCTTTCGTCGATCGCGGCAACAATCGCCATGCCACATGGTCACAAGCCGTTCCGCCGGGGCCGGCTAATACAGCGCGATCGCCCGGCCCGGACCTCCGTGACAGTCGCGGATTTTAATCGCGGCGAAGAGGAAATAAGCCCCTTCCGGCAGTTTGCCGAGATTGGTCAAGAACTCGACGCCCAGCATGCCGTTGCTGCCCAGCGCCCAATAGGTGAAGCACGCCTGTCGGGGACCAACGCCGCCGAGTGTCGGGCCGTCGGTGCCCACGCAACGTATCCCTTTCTTCGCCAGGTAGACCACCGCCTCGGCGCCGAGGGCCGGCCAGCCTTCGCGTTTGCCGTTCAGCGGGTCGGCCATGAACGCCTGGCCTTCCGGCAGCGATCGGAAGTTGTCGTCGGTGTAATCGCTGCGGAACAACACGATGTCGCCCGGCGGCAAGTCGCCGTGCCGTTCTTCGTAGCTCCGGATCTGGGCCACGGTAATTTCGGGCGAGCGCGGCCATTGCGATTGATCGGTCGTGCCGATCAGCGGCCGCACGTCGATCACTCGGGCCCGGCCGCACGTTTGGCTCAAGGGAACTTGCTCGGCGGTGACGTTGCTCGTTCCGCGCGGGCCAAAGAGTTTCTCGTATTCCGCCAGCCAGCCACGCACGTCGGCCGCGTAACTGCGGTTGTCGAATCCTTCGGGCGGCAGAGCGAAGGCGGGCGGAACCAGGTGCGTGCCGGCCTGCGAATCGAAGATGTGCGCGACGTGATACGTGCCGAGATGGGCGGCGAAAAAGAGCGGCACTTTCAAGTACGGCTGGCGGTGATGGCCCACGCCCGGCCCCGGCCAGGTCACCGGATAATCCGTCGACAGGGTCACCGAAAGATCGATCGCCCGTTTGCTCCGGGCAGACTCGATCAGGCGACTTGCCAAAGGTTGGCCCACGACGCCCAGTGCCCGACATTCGGCGTAAAGACCTTCGGCATGTTTCAGCGGCAGCATGCAATAGAAGGCGCCGGTCGCCGGCAACTGGCCCAGCCCCGTGGCGCTCTCGGTCCAGATCATGCCGTATTTGAGTCCGGCGAAGTGCGTCGGTTCGGCCAGGTCTGGGATCGGTCCCATGCTGGCGCTGTCGGTGCCGAGGGTCATCACTTTTCGGCCGGCGAGATACTCCATGCAGTCGGGACCGGGGTCGGGCCAGGCGGGCGTCTTGCCTTCCAGCGGACCAGCCAGGAACCGCCGGCCCTCCGGTAAAGGTCGATAGAACTTGTCTGTATAGCGGCTGCGAAAGAGCGCCACGTCGCCCGGAGCGAGCGGGCGATGCTCGCGCTCCCAGGCGATGATTCGTTCCTTCTTGATTAGCTCGCTATGGCCGTCGGGCGCCGACGCCACCACGTCCTCGCAATCGATCACGCACGCTTCGCCGCCAAATTGCCAGGCCGGGGCTTTGTCGGTGTAGACGCGGCCATAGGGGTTGGCGTTGGGCAAATGCGTGTCGGGGTGCGGCACCGAGTGGGGCGGCACGTCCATCTGCGTGCCGCAGTTGCCGTCGATCAAGAGAGTATCGGTGTTGAACGGGCTCAGCGGGCCGATCTGGCGATGCCGAGTGATCGCGAAAGGCGGCCAACCGGCCGGCCAATTGCACGGCATGTCGGGGGCGATAAGCAAGGAAAGATCGACGACTTTTGGTTGATCGGCCGAGCACGGGCGGAACGGTGCGGCCAACAGGGCGGCCAGGAGAATCGTGGCGATTCGCGTGCTCGTGTTCATGATCCACCTTGTTGATGAAACCGATCGTTTTCGCTTACCCTAGACAGCAGCCAAGGCACGGTCAAGCATCGCATCGCTTGCCAGACATGACTCGCCGCGGCTATACTTCACGCGGCCGAGAATGAGACATCGGCGGTGGCTGGGGCAGAGCTTGGCCAGGTGGAGGCTGGCGCTTCGTTCATCTCGGCGGCCAAGCGATGCCCCGGTTGGGCGCACCGGGGCATCGCTTTTCCTCGCGGCAACACCTCTCATTCTCGGCCGCCTGATGTCTACCGATGGTGGGCCGGCGCTCGCAAGCTCGCTCGCTCACACCCTACGGCGTTTTTCAGCCAACGAGGTACAACCATGTCGCTTCCGATGAACCATCTCGATCTTTTCCGCCAACGTCTCGATTCGGGCAAGTTTTGCCTGGGCCCGGCCATCACGCTGACGGACCCGGTGGTCACCGAGGCACTGGCCCCGAGCGTCGATTTTTTCTGGATCGACTTGGAACACAACCCTCTGAGCCTGGAGTCGGTGACCGCGCATCTGATCGCCGCTCGGGCGGGCGGAGCGCCGGCGCTGGTCCGCGTGCCCTGCTCGGACGTGGCCTGGATCAAGCGCGTGCTCGACGTGGGCGCTGAAGGGATCATCGTTCCGCAAATCCGCTCGGTCGCCGAAGTGCGGAGCATCGTTTCGGCCTGCCGCTATCCGCCGGTCGGCACCCGCGGTTTCGGCCCGCGCCGCGGCTGCAATTATGGCCGCGACGACAACCAGACCTACCTGGCCGAGGCGAACCGCCGCGTGTTCGTGGCCATCCAAATCGAGACGGCCGAAGCCTACCACCAGCTCGACGCGATCCTGGACGTGCCCGGTTTCGATTCGATTGTGATCGGTCCCAACGACCTGTCGGGATCGCTGGGTTTGATGGGCCAACTGGACCATCCACAGGTGGTGGAGGCGGTGGCTTCCATCGCCTCGCGTTCGCGGGCGGCGGGCCGTTACGTGGGCATCGGCATGGCGCCCGACGTGGAACACGCCCTGCGCGCCGCGCGGCAGGGGGTGCAATGGGTGCAGGTCGGCGGCGACTGCGGTTTTCTCATCGAATCGGCCGAGCGGCTCTATTCACGCATCCGCGAGCGGTGCGATTCACGGTGAACCACCGTGGAAAAGGCACACGAAATCGGTTGACATTGGCCGGTTCTTCGACCTAAACTGTTTCAATCCGCCCTTGCTCGCGACGGGCAAACCATTTTGAGATGCTGTGAAAGCTCCGCGTGCCCCCCTCAGGCACGGCCGGAGCTTTTTTTTGTGCATGAGGCGTTACGTCAGAATCTTCCTTTACGGCAACTGAGGCCCATCATGGCGACGGTCGCACCAGACAAACATTCGTCAACGGCTGGCTCCAACGGAAACGGCGACAAAGTCGCGCGGCGTGCCACGCGTGCTATTGTCGGCAAAGTCGATAACGGGCGCCCCGCGTCCGCGCCACAAAGCGAAACGCCCGTCCACAAAGACGACGGCCGCGACCTGCTCGACAAGCGGCAATTATTGGCCGCCCTGATGGCCCTCAAGAAAGGCGAGTTCCGTGCCCGGCTTCCCTCGGACCTGACCGGCATCGATGGCAAGATCGCCGACACCTTCAACGACGTGATCGAGCTCAACCAACGGATGGCCAACGAGCTGGAACGGCTCAGCCGCGTCGTCGGCAAAGAGGGGCGGCTGTCGCAACGCGCGGCCATCGGCTCTCTCAGCGGCGCTTGGGCCGATTCCATCGCCTCCGTCAACGCCCTCATCGGCGATCTCGTCTATCCCACCACCGAAATCGCCCGCGTGATCGGCGCCGTGGCCAAAGGCGATCTGTCGCAGACCATGGCCATGGAGACCGAGGGCCGCCCGCTCAAGGGCGAGTTCTTGCGCACCTCGAAAACCGTGAATACGATGGTCGAGCAGCTCAGCTCGTTCGCCAGCGAAGTCACCCGCGTGGCCCGCGAAGTGGGCAACGAAGGAAAGCTCGGCGGGCAAGCCAAAGTGAAAGGCGTGGCCGGCACCTGGAAAGACCTGACCGACAGCGTGAACTCGATGGCCGGCAACCTCACCGGGCAGGTGCGCAACATCGCCGCCGTGACCACGGCCGTGGCCAACGGCGACTTGTCGAAGAAGATCACCGTCGACGTCAAAGGGGAGATTCTCGAACTCAAGAACACCATCAACACGATGGTCGATCAGCTTCGCTCCTTTGCCAGCGAAGTGACCCGCGTGGCCCGCGAAGTGGGCACCGAAGGCAAGCTGGGCGGGCAGGCCGACGTGCCGGGCGTGGCCGGCACCTGGAAGGATCTCACCGACAACGTGAACTTCATGGCCGGCAATCTCACCAGCCAGGTGCGCAACATCGCCGACGTGACCAAGGCCGTGGCCGCCGGCGACCTCTCGCGCAAGATCACGGTGGACGTGAAGGGTGAAATCCTGGAGCTGAAAAACACGGTCAATACGATGGTCGATCAGCTCAGCTCCTTCGCCGCCGAAGTGACCCGCGTGGCCCGCGAAGTGGGCACCGAAGGCAAACTGGG
This genomic interval carries:
- a CDS encoding aldolase/citrate lyase family protein, translating into MSLPMNHLDLFRQRLDSGKFCLGPAITLTDPVVTEALAPSVDFFWIDLEHNPLSLESVTAHLIAARAGGAPALVRVPCSDVAWIKRVLDVGAEGIIVPQIRSVAEVRSIVSACRYPPVGTRGFGPRRGCNYGRDDNQTYLAEANRRVFVAIQIETAEAYHQLDAILDVPGFDSIVIGPNDLSGSLGLMGQLDHPQVVEAVASIASRSRAAGRYVGIGMAPDVEHALRAARQGVQWVQVGGDCGFLIESAERLYSRIRERCDSR
- a CDS encoding cyclase family protein — encoded protein: MNTSTRIATILLAALLAAPFRPCSADQPKVVDLSLLIAPDMPCNWPAGWPPFAITRHRQIGPLSPFNTDTLLIDGNCGTQMDVPPHSVPHPDTHLPNANPYGRVYTDKAPAWQFGGEACVIDCEDVVASAPDGHSELIKKERIIAWEREHRPLAPGDVALFRSRYTDKFYRPLPEGRRFLAGPLEGKTPAWPDPGPDCMEYLAGRKVMTLGTDSASMGPIPDLAEPTHFAGLKYGMIWTESATGLGQLPATGAFYCMLPLKHAEGLYAECRALGVVGQPLASRLIESARSKRAIDLSVTLSTDYPVTWPGPGVGHHRQPYLKVPLFFAAHLGTYHVAHIFDSQAGTHLVPPAFALPPEGFDNRSYAADVRGWLAEYEKLFGPRGTSNVTAEQVPLSQTCGRARVIDVRPLIGTTDQSQWPRSPEITVAQIRSYEERHGDLPPGDIVLFRSDYTDDNFRSLPEGQAFMADPLNGKREGWPALGAEAVVYLAKKGIRCVGTDGPTLGGVGPRQACFTYWALGSNGMLGVEFLTNLGKLPEGAYFLFAAIKIRDCHGGPGRAIALY
- a CDS encoding serine/threonine-protein kinase; this encodes MIQLERLGPYKIGRKLGRGGMGTVYAAVNVESGGPAAVKVLAPALAQEEGFRERFEAEIESLKKLHHPNIVQLFGYGEQDGHHFYGMELVSGRSLEEELLAGRTFDWRETTDLAIQVCRALKHAHDRGVIHRDIKPANLLLADDGTVKLSDFGIAKLFGNTGLTADGGVLGTAEYMAPEQADGRPVTHRCDLYSLGGVMFALLARRPPFRAATMVEMLQLQRYAQPEPLRRFAPDAPVELEAIIALLLEKDPERRIPTAMVLSRRLEAMRHGLSVRPDATSKSFVQSDDAPASDRPQAAADEMIATAPTVAAENVAAPSLEVPYRIPPGGDEYRLAEVPASMAAPNIHKALRSEVNLSPDMATIAAPLPAAESNGSAHEATATVPQPRFTTVSSEDLARDETQDEDANWFSLQVLVLLAAIASLGLATWYILQPPSLEKLYARAMAANENDSLGEAEADIAAFLERADAADPRTPDLEELLDRIEVDRLERRLEKRSRLRGKTQELSPVERDYIEALKQVDLDPEVGMKKMTALVDLYGGDAEEQPDVTRQCLALARRKLRKLRKDVARYTEEHRERISAQLDRADSLAADDPQTSQKIWRAVIELYDGKPWADDLVAQAREKLAQEVER